The Amblyomma americanum isolate KBUSLIRL-KWMA chromosome 3, ASM5285725v1, whole genome shotgun sequence genome window below encodes:
- the LOC144123146 gene encoding uncharacterized protein LOC144123146, producing MNGEPQQVVDKTHGASQTLHRCPRRSPHSSTHQSPHCSPQRVPRLAFLGSDGETMGPIRCCARCCMNRIVWIPLLTPGTARTLLFSKACWRPYGRWQMLCRRQMVSKSCSSRM from the exons atgaacggggagcctcagcaagttgtcgacaagacacacggagcctcacagacc ctacaccggtgccctcgccgcagccctcacagcagcacacaccagagcccccactgcagccctcaacgcgtgccacgcctagccttcttgggaagcgacggcgagacgatggggccaataaggtgctgcgccagatgctgtatgaatcgcatcgtttggattcccttactgacgcccggaaccgccaggacgctgcttttcagcaaagcatgctggag gccatatgggaggtggcagatgctgtgcaggcgtcaaatggtcagcaagagctgctcatccagaatgtga